From a single Lolium rigidum isolate FL_2022 chromosome 7, APGP_CSIRO_Lrig_0.1, whole genome shotgun sequence genomic region:
- the LOC124678627 gene encoding ribonucleoside-diphosphate reductase small chain-like, translating into MPAASLTMVDAGEPLLAESSDRFSMFPIRYPQIWEFYKKAVASFWTAEEVDLSSDARHWDGTLSPDERHFISHVLAFFAASDGIVLENLASRFMSDVQVAEARAFYGFQIAIENIHSEMYSLLLETYIRDDAEKDRLFRAVDTVPAVRRKAVWAMRWIDGGERFAERLVAFACVEGIFFSGSFCAIFWLKKRGLMPGLTFSNELISRDEGLHCDFACLLYGLLNSKLDESRVREIVADAVDIEREFICDALPCALVGMNAGLMGQYIEFVADRLLMALGCAKMYNAANPFDWMELISLQGKTNFFEKRVGDYQKASVMSNLNGGAATNHVFSIDEDF; encoded by the coding sequence ATGCCGGCGGCCTCGCTGACGATGGTGGACGCCGGGGAGCCGCTGCTGGCGGAGTCCTCGGACCGCTTCTCCATGTTCCCGATCCGGTACCCGCAGATCTGGGAGTTCTACAAGAAGGCGGTGGCGTCCTTCTGGACGGCGGAGGAGGtggacctctcctccgacgcgCGCCACTGGGACGGCACGCTCTCCCCCGACGAGCGCCACTTCATCTCCCACGTGCTCGCCTTCTTCGCCGCCTCCGACGGCATCGTCCTCGAGAACCTCGCCTCCAGGTTCATGTCCGACGTGCAGGTCGCCGAGGCCCGCGCCTTCTACGGCTTCCAGATCGCCATCGAGAACATCCACTCCGAGATGTACTCGCTGCTGCTCGAGACCTACATCCGCGACGACGCCGAGAAGGACCGCCTCTTCCGCGCCGTCGACACCGTCCCCGCCGTGCGCCGCAAGGCCGTCTGGGCCATGCGCTGgatcgacggcggcgagcgcTTCGCCGAGCGCCTCGTCGCCTTCGCATGCGTCGAGGGGATCTTCTTCTCGGGCTCCTTCTGCGCCATCTTCTGGCTCAAGAAGCGCGGCCTCATGCCGGGCCTCACCTTCTCCAACGAGCTCATCTCGCGCGACGAGGGCCTGCACTGCGACTTCGCCTGCCTCCTCTACGGCCTCCTCAACAGCAAGCTCGACGAGTCCCGCGTCCGCGAGATCGTCGCCGACGCCGTCGACATCGAGAGGGAGTTCATCTGCGACGCGCTCCCCTGCGCCCTAGTCGGCATGAACGCCGGCCTCATGGGCCAGTACATTGAGTTCGTGGCAGACCGCCTGCTCATGGCGCTCGGCTGCGCCAAGATGTACAACGCCGCCAACCCGTTCGACTGGATGGAGCTCATCTCCCTGCAGGGCAAGACCAACTTCTTTGAGAAGCGTGTCGGCGACTACCAGAAGGCCTCTGTCATGTCCAACCTCAACGGCGGTGCTGCAACGAATCATGTCTTCAGCATTGACGAGGACTTCTAA